A region of Lacinutrix sp. Hel_I_90 DNA encodes the following proteins:
- the ruvB gene encoding Holliday junction branch migration DNA helicase RuvB translates to MNDNLDPTNENFSPEELDIEKNLRPLSFEDFTGQDQVLENLKIFVQAANRREEALDHTLFHGPPGLGKTTLANILANELEVGIKITSGPVLDKPGDLAGLLTNLEERDVLFIDEIHRLSPIVEEYLYSAMEDYKIDIMIESGPNARTVQINLNPFTLVGATTRSGLLTAPMRARFGIQSRLQYYNTELLTTIVQRSSTILKVPISMEAAIEIAGRSRGTPRIANALLRRVRDFAEIKGNGSIDIKIAQFALEALHVDAYGLDEMDNKILSTIIDKFKGGPVGISTIATAVSESTETVEEVYEPFLIQQGFIMRTPRGREVTELAYKHLGKIKGPTQGGLF, encoded by the coding sequence ATGAACGATAACTTAGATCCTACAAACGAAAACTTCTCACCAGAGGAATTAGACATTGAAAAAAACTTAAGACCCCTGTCTTTTGAAGATTTTACAGGGCAGGATCAGGTGTTGGAAAATTTAAAAATATTTGTTCAGGCGGCCAATAGAAGAGAAGAGGCTTTAGATCATACGTTATTTCACGGCCCCCCAGGATTAGGAAAAACAACATTAGCGAATATTCTGGCGAATGAATTAGAAGTGGGTATTAAAATCACTTCAGGACCAGTATTAGATAAACCAGGCGATTTAGCAGGATTGTTAACAAACCTGGAAGAAAGAGATGTCTTGTTTATTGATGAAATCCACAGGTTAAGCCCAATTGTTGAAGAATATTTGTATTCTGCGATGGAAGATTATAAGATCGATATCATGATTGAATCTGGACCTAATGCAAGAACGGTTCAAATTAATTTGAATCCGTTTACTTTAGTGGGAGCAACAACACGCTCTGGGTTATTAACAGCACCTATGCGCGCCCGTTTTGGGATTCAAAGCCGATTACAATATTACAATACCGAACTGCTCACTACCATCGTACAACGGAGTTCAACCATATTAAAAGTGCCAATCTCTATGGAAGCAGCAATAGAAATAGCTGGAAGAAGTCGTGGGACACCAAGAATCGCGAATGCATTATTGCGTCGGGTACGTGATTTTGCCGAGATTAAAGGCAATGGAAGCATTGATATTAAGATAGCGCAATTTGCCTTAGAGGCATTACATGTAGATGCCTACGGACTGGATGAAATGGATAACAAAATATTATCGACCATTATCGATAAATTTAAAGGTGGTCCAGTAGGTATTTCAACCATTGCCACCGCAGTGAGTGAAAGTACGGAAACCGTGGAAGAGGTGTATGAGCCGTTCTTAATTCAGCAAGGGTTTATTATGCGAACACCACGTGGACGGGAAGTCACAGAATTGGCCTATAAGCATTTAGGAAAAATTAAAGGCCCAACCCAAGGCGGACTGTTTTAG